ataTGGCTGGATGGAGCCAGAGGTGACCATggacaacaaaaagaaaaaggaggacttgtggcaccttagagactaaccaatttatttgagcataagctttcatgagctacagctcacttcatcggatgcatgcagtggaaaatacagtggggagatttgtatacacacagagaacatgaaacaatgggtgttactatacacccTGTAAGGAGAGCGATTACTTAAGATGGACAACAGCAAGTCCTTGGAGTCTATCCACATTGGGGGCCTTTCCACCGGCGTAACTGTATTGGGGCTTAGGAAGTAGAAGATGGTGCTTGCTCAGCTGTGTTACCAGAGCAGATCACCGTTCAATATAAACTTCCCTGGTAGATGCAGTAACAGAACTATGTTGGGGCAGGGTCCCCTAATGCAGACAGCCCTAGGACTTTCACTAGCGTCTACATGAACCGAGGGCATTTGGAGCTGCAGCAAGCGGGGGAGCTGAGTCACAGAAGGCAGGTAATTCAGATGACCAGGGCGGgaaggaggtgctgcagcagcaagGAATAGAAGCGATACATCGCTTGTTAAAAGAGCCCCATTGCCTATCAGATACTCTGTTACGCACCAACTTAGACAGCGATTCCAGCTCCCCACGCCAGCTTGGCAGAAAGAGCTACTGCATAATCCCTCGGCAGGACAGGAATTCCCACGCCTCACTTGGGAGATGCTATGGAGCAAAGGATGCTTGGAGTTTGTGCCAAGAAAGCTGATCTACCTCCCACCCGAGGTACAAATTGAGTCTTTACACGATTGTTCGGCTCCTGGGACTATGGTGAGAGGCCCGGCTGCCATGTCACAAACGGCTTTATTCAAATTGCTGCTGGAGCTTGGTTCTGCTGGACTATGGCAAGTGTCCAATGCATGGAGCCGGCCTTCAGAGCATCTTAAATCCTAGTGTACAATACATGGCTCTGTGAAACCTGTAACAAGCGGTGCCACTCGGGAGGGCTGGTCAGCCAGAAGCACATTCATCGGGCCCctgactggacctcttctgcaTACACCATGATCCAGCAGGTGGGACGGTTGCATAGTAAAGCCTAGCTTTCAATTATGAACATTCCAGCTGGTCCCTTTTATGCCACAATTGAGCAAGTGAAGGCCCTTGTTCACAATGTGGGGTCTTGAGTTCATGTTTTTAGCTTGCCAGGCACAGAACCTGCCCAGCAGAAAAGCAGCCAGCCAAATGCTTTACCATCCATGCTTGTTTTAAGCGGCTCGAGGGAGAGCTTGGCAGGTCAGCTTAAAGCAAGGGAGAGCAGAGATTCTCATTCACAGGGTGGCTCTCAGTGGAACGAGGGGCAGGAGGCACATGCCCGCCCCCAGGGCTTGTGTTTAGTCTTCATTGGAAGCCAACATTTAAGGACAGAGGTCTTAGGGAAGGAACTGGCCAGTTGCTCACTGCAGCTTGAAACGGCTGCTCTGTGGGCCTACAGTTGGGACTCCGCAAGCACTCTGGGACATACACTCTAGTTGTATTAGACACACAgagcaatctttttttttaaagcctttattTCACAAACATGATATGTTTACAAAGACAAATGGAAAACTGACATGATCAGATTTTGAAACAGTGGGAACTAGTCAGATTGCTGGACTCCTTAAAGGCTCCTTCATACCATTGTGGTACCATCCATCGCTTCCCTAGTTAACAAGTAAGCTAAGTGTTTTAAGATGAAGTTTTGTGGACACAGAACATGCTGCAGGGATTTAAGAGGGTTAATCTattcctccccttcctcttcACCCTCCCCTTCAACAGAATCCACACCAACCTCTTCGTAATCCTTCTCTAGGGCAGCCATGTCCTCCCGAGCCTCCGAGAATTCGccttcctccatcccctcccctacGTACCAGTGAACAAAGGCACGCTTGGCGTACATCAGGTCAAACTTGTGGTCCAGACGAGCCCAGGCCTCAGCTATGGCTGTGGTGTTGCTGAGCATGCATACGGCCCGCTGCACCTTGGCCAGGTCACCACCAGGAACCACAGTGGGGGGCTGGTAGTTGATACCAACCTTGAAGCCAGTTGGGCACCAGTCCACAAACTGGATGCTGCGCTTGGTTTTGATGGTGGCAATAGCAGCATTGACATCTTTGGGCACCACGTCCCCACGGTACAAGAGGCAGCAGGCCATGTATTTCCCGTGGCGGGGGTCACATTTCACCATCTGGTTGGCTGGCTCAAAGCAAGCGTTTGTGATCTCTGCTACAGAAAGCTGTTCATGGTAAGCTTTCTCAGCAGAGATGACCGGGGCATAGGTGGCCAGAGGGAAGTGGATACGGGGGTAGGGCACCAAGTTGGTCTGGAACTCTGTCAGATCTACATTCAGGGCACCATCGAATCGGAGGGAGGCGGTGATGGAGGACACGATCTGGCTAATAAGACGGTTCAGGTTGGTGTAGGTGGGGCGCTCAATGTCCAGGTTCCTGCGGCAGATGTCATAGATGGCCTCGTTGTCTACCATGAAGGCGCAGTCAGAGTGCTCCAGGGTGGTGTGGGTGGTCAGGATGGAGTTGTAGGGCTCCACCACTGCGGTGGAGACCTGAGGAGCGGGGTAGATGGAGAACTCCAGCTTGGACTTCTTGCCATAGTCGACGGAGAGACGCTCCATCAGCAGGGAGGTGAACCCAGAACCAGTGCCACCTCCAAAGCTGTGGAAGACCAGGAAGCCCTGGAGACCGGTGCACTGGTCGGCCtagaagaaaggggaaagaaaagcaaGAGGAGTTAGCCTGTATTTGCAGCACAACTTGTACTATCTAGAATGGGAGAAGAACACAGTCTTCCATCCCACACCGCTGACAATTTTCTTCCAAATTTAAGTGTTTGTTGAAGATGAGATACCTGAATGTAGAGCTTGAGGTTGGAGACAAAGTATTTTCCTCACCCCCAGCATAGTTTAAATCTTGGCTACAGGACAGGCTCTAGTTAGTCCCCAGTCAGTTAAATGCACTATACCTCCGTTCCTTTTGTGCCGGGGGCAGAAAGCTCCAGACACACTGGCTTTGATTAGAGATCCACCTAATACTGATCCATCACACTTACTGAACTGTCAAGCATTCCTCCCTAGATGGAGCTGTAGCATGAGACACTGCCAGGGATACCACTATgcctctgggctgtggggggtctGAACAGATTTGCAGTATCAGAGGCCATATTGCTCCTCTTTGGTGGCATCTGCCAGGTGGAAATTCCCACCGCATAGAAAACTCATCCTAAGACATGGTGGAAGACATGGCTCCTCCTCCTGATCCCATGAGATGCCTCCTTTTACATACAGTGGAAGGTTTGCCTTAGCAATGATCACTGCCCAG
The DNA window shown above is from Caretta caretta isolate rCarCar2 chromosome 20, rCarCar1.hap1, whole genome shotgun sequence and carries:
- the LOC125627449 gene encoding tubulin alpha-1B chain → MRECISIHVGQAGVQIGNACWELYCLEHGIQPDGQMPSDKTIGGGDDSFNTFFSETGAGKHVPRAVFVDLEPTVIDEVRTGTYRQLFHPEQLITGKEDAANNYARGHYTIGKEIIDLVLDRIRKLADQCTGLQGFLVFHSFGGGTGSGFTSLLMERLSVDYGKKSKLEFSIYPAPQVSTAVVEPYNSILTTHTTLEHSDCAFMVDNEAIYDICRRNLDIERPTYTNLNRLISQIVSSITASLRFDGALNVDLTEFQTNLVPYPRIHFPLATYAPVISAEKAYHEQLSVAEITNACFEPANQMVKCDPRHGKYMACCLLYRGDVVPKDVNAAIATIKTKRSIQFVDWCPTGFKVGINYQPPTVVPGGDLAKVQRAVCMLSNTTAIAEAWARLDHKFDLMYAKRAFVHWYVGEGMEEGEFSEAREDMAALEKDYEEVGVDSVEGEGEEEGEE